GATCTATGACCAGTAATAAAACATCTGTAGCGCTTCTTTCAAAATAAGCTGATAGTTTAACTATCATCTCTAAGGTTGTTCTCTGTTGCTTCATGCCTTCTTTCCATAGCTTGTCAAACTCTAATATTTCCGCTAAGTCCCAATGAAAACTGATACCTTTGACTGACTCTAAAGCTGTGTAGGTGCTTCTTCTTGCCTTTAATCCTAACTCCACGTGGTTTTTTAATGGAAAAGGCTTCTTTTCTAACAATGTTAAACTCATGAGATTTTCTTCCCTCGCTTTCTTTCGTATTCAATTAATCTCTTGTTCATTGCTTTGTGAAATTTCTCTTGAAGGTAATAGTCAAGTTTTTCTCCATCGTCTTCTAAACTTAGAACCTTTTGTTCAAATACCAGGTATTCTATGACAAGTTCCAATCCATAGTAACCTTCCTCAATTGCACCAGCATAATACTCTCTAACTTGCATATCGTTTCTCCAAATTAACGAATTTGTTGTACTCTTTTACAAATGCTAGACATGCAGTTCCGACAGCTCCATTACGGTTTTTAGCGACGATTACTTCAAGCACGTTGGCATTTTCTGATTCATGATCATAATAATCATCTCGATGTAAAAACATAATCTTGTCAGCATCCTGTTCAATTTCTCCACTGTCTCTTAGGTCTGATAGCATCGGACGTTTATCTCTTCGTTGTTCAACTGCTCTTGACAGTTGAGCTAATAACAAGATGGGAACTTTTAAATCTCTTGCCATTCGTTTTAAACTTCTTGTGATCTCACCTATTTCAAGGTGTCTTTCTTTCCTCCCTGATCCAGTAATTAAGGTTAAATAGTCAATAACAACAAGATGTCGTTTATCAGGGTGTTTTCTAATACTTGCCTTTACCTTGCTTCTTATTTCTTGTACAGTCACTTTTGAATTGTCATAGATCGCTAGATTATTTTTATAGTTAGATACAATCGCTTGTGCGTGAGTATACCTTTTCCAATCATCATCATTAAATCTGGCAGTCGCATTTTTAATTTTCATGCTATTGATGTTACCAACACTACACATCATTCTTGTTAGTAAGGACTTATCGGACATTTCGAGGCTAAAAAAGTCTACAAAATCATTTTTTTCACAAGCATTCGTTGTAATGCCTAAAGCAAAGGCAGTTTTCCCAACTGATGGTCTTGCACCTAAAATTATTAATTCTTCCTCGCTTAATCCATCTAATAAAATGTCAAGGTCCGTATAGCCGGTTTCAATGCCATTCACACCTTCTCTTACTGTCTCTACATCGTTTTGAATCTCCATAAGGGATTCTGACAAATCAAACTCCTGATCATCTTCTGAAAGATCAACAATGTCATTCATTTTATTGATTAAGTCTTTTGCCTTTGATAAGTCCCTCAATCCTTCTAGTTTGGTTAATTGATCACCAATTTCACTTGCTTTTCGCATCTTAAAAATTCGAAGAATCATTTTTTCATAAGCTTTTATTCTTTGAGGATCAAAAGGTTCTTCACAAATAGTTGAAATATAGGTACTCCCACCAATTTGGTGATACGCATGCCCTAATTCCATTTTCAACGCTACAACATCAATGATTTCTTCCTTCTCTTCAAGGGACTTCATAGCTTGAAAGATCACTTGATCTGGAGCTGTACTAAAATGTTGTGATTCTAAATTAATATCTTTGATGATCTCCCCATCTTTTATAATGGCTGCTAAGATTGCGCGTTCAGCTTGGTTTTGTTCGGCTAGCTTTTTCTCCCACTCCCTGATCACATCTGTGTAGTTTTTGTTGTAAGCTTCAGATTTTCGCTCTCTAAGGTCAGCGACACTAGGAGGAAAAGGCTTATGCATAGCGTGATCTTCTGCCATTCTCATAACTCTTGCAGGGTCTTGATCTTTTAAAAGCAATGCCCACTTATCTATTTTGTATTGATCGACTTCAATTGATGGATAGACCGACTTTAAAAATTTAAAAAGCTCCAGAACTTGTTTTTTCGTCAACGTCAAATCCCTCCCAATCAATATCATTTTGTTTTTTGTTCATTCTTTTTACTTTGTTTGTCTTGTAAGTATCATGTGGTGTTGATTCGTCTATAAATTTCACGAGATTATTAGGTTTCATAAAGTCTGCTAAAGTCCATTTGTGTGTCCAGTAATAGTTATCGCTATGAAGGATCTCAGCGAAATTATTTATAGCTTTCTTTAATTCATCCAAAGAGTATTCTTTCAAACGTGCTCTTATATGGGATTCCATCTGTTTTGTTATCGAGCGATGGTTAATAATGTCTTTTTCTGACCAGTGTTTAAAGATTGTATATATATATTCTTTATCTATATCTATATCTTTATCTGTTGCGTGACTTGGTGTGACTTTCTCTGTGACGTCACGTGACAGTTTTTTTCTTTCTCTTTCTCTCTGTTTTCTCAGTCTATTTTGTTCACGAATCCGTATTAAACCATCGGCATTCTGGTGTTTTTCCCAATTAGTAATACATATAACTTCGTCTTCGTAATGAATCATCCCAAAGCGTTTAAATGTTTCTAAAGCTAGGCGAACAGTTGATAAAGGTCTATTAAAAAGCGTTGAAAGCATTTCATCTGTATAAGGTAAACTTTCTGAAAGAAGTATGTATCCTTGTGAATTAGTTTTACCTGCTAAAGACAAAAGCTTGATCCAGATGATTAAAATAGTGTCTGATTCAGGCATGCTTTCTATTAGCTTTATTTTTTCATCATCAAACATTGATATGTTTAATCTGATCCAAGTTACTTCTGCCACTTTAATTCCACCTTTCGAAAAAAGATTGGAGGGAGGTTTTCCACGCCTCCTACTCCTAACACAACAATTGATGTATTACTGTATAGATGGTTTGTTATTTGATACGGTTATCCGCATCGGAACGGCCAGAAAGGTAAGGAAGATGGGGG
This region of Bacillus carboniphilus genomic DNA includes:
- a CDS encoding DnaB-like helicase C-terminal domain-containing protein, producing MTKKQVLELFKFLKSVYPSIEVDQYKIDKWALLLKDQDPARVMRMAEDHAMHKPFPPSVADLRERKSEAYNKNYTDVIREWEKKLAEQNQAERAILAAIIKDGEIIKDINLESQHFSTAPDQVIFQAMKSLEEKEEIIDVVALKMELGHAYHQIGGSTYISTICEEPFDPQRIKAYEKMILRIFKMRKASEIGDQLTKLEGLRDLSKAKDLINKMNDIVDLSEDDQEFDLSESLMEIQNDVETVREGVNGIETGYTDLDILLDGLSEEELIILGARPSVGKTAFALGITTNACEKNDFVDFFSLEMSDKSLLTRMMCSVGNINSMKIKNATARFNDDDWKRYTHAQAIVSNYKNNLAIYDNSKVTVQEIRSKVKASIRKHPDKRHLVVIDYLTLITGSGRKERHLEIGEITRSLKRMARDLKVPILLLAQLSRAVEQRRDKRPMLSDLRDSGEIEQDADKIMFLHRDDYYDHESENANVLEVIVAKNRNGAVGTACLAFVKEYNKFVNLEKRYAS
- a CDS encoding phage replisome organizer N-terminal domain-containing protein: MAEVTWIRLNISMFDDEKIKLIESMPESDTILIIWIKLLSLAGKTNSQGYILLSESLPYTDEMLSTLFNRPLSTVRLALETFKRFGMIHYEDEVICITNWEKHQNADGLIRIREQNRLRKQRERERKKLSRDVTEKVTPSHATDKDIDIDKEYIYTIFKHWSEKDIINHRSITKQMESHIRARLKEYSLDELKKAINNFAEILHSDNYYWTHKWTLADFMKPNNLVKFIDESTPHDTYKTNKVKRMNKKQNDIDWEGFDVDEKTSSGAF